Part of the Pyricularia oryzae 70-15 chromosome 3, whole genome shotgun sequence genome, AGCTCTGGTGGGACTCGACGAGGGCGATCATCTTGGCAAGTTTAAGCCTGATGACGGGCTGGTCGATCAGGCGCTTGCCAAAGACGAGACGCTGGTGAGCCCACTTCAGGCACTCCTCGACGATGGTCCTGCAGTAGCGTACTGTTCCGCAAGTCATGGTCCAGCGCTCGTGGTTGAAGTTGGACAGAATGACGTATATGCCCTTGTTCTCCTCGCCGAGGAGGTGTCCGACAGGGACCTTGACGTTGTCAAAGGTGACATAGGTTGTACCCGCGGTGCGCGAGTAGCTGGTCTTCATCTGTTGAGTCTCGACGCCCTCACCGCGCTCGATGATTAGCACCGACAGACCCTTGTCGGTCTGGACACCGGCGACAAAGTAGTCACAGAAGACACCTATAAAGACAGATTTAGGTTAGTCTTCCGGTTCAAAGGCAGTTTGCTTGATACAAGTTTTTAAATAGGCGGTACATACCGTTGGTGATCCACTTCTTGGTACCGTTCACAATGTAGTGCTTGCCATCGGCGGTTTTCTTGGCGGTGGTGCGCAGATTGGCGACGTCGGAGCCGGCAAAAGCCTCGGTGATGGCCAGGCAaatcttcttcttgcccgaAAAGACCTCGTCGGTGATCCTCTTCTTCAAGGGCTCGTCCTTGCAGAAGTTGAGCACGGCAGTCAAACCAATAACCATACCGGCCAGGTTGCCATCCTGGAAACCGCGGGCTGAGGGACGGGTCTGCTCCTGAACACAAATCAGGTCGTGGAAGTAGTCGAACTCCTTGCCGTCGACCGCACCGTCCAGCAGGTTCTGGCCGTGAAGGTGCTTGCCGGGGCCCATTCGCATGTGCAGGATGCCTGCCTTGCTCATGCGGTCAACAAGCTCCTGAGAAACATATTCGCCATCCTTCTCCCTGGCTTGGGCCTCTGGAGTGGTGTATATGTCGGTGAACTCGCGCATAGCGCGACGCAGGCGGTGGTGAGACTCCTTGTAGTAGGGCGACTTGAACTGAGGCGTGAGCCAGAGGGGCTCGGCGTAGGGGACCAGGGAAAGGTCGCCGGGCTTTGGGGTTATGACTGAGGGCTTCTCATTGACGATGGTGCCAATGGCAAGGTCCTTGTACTTCGTGAGGCTATTCAGGAGCAAAAAAATAGATCGTAAAGTCAGCTTGAGATCGTGAGACCAGGTTTAAAGAGCAGGATATCGCAGCTAACATACACTTCATGGCGATGCAGATTGTAGAAGTCGGTCGTCGCATCCGTACCGGCAGCCTGGCGCAGGACGGCCTCACCACCCGGGTGGGCGTCTAGGAAGTCAGAAACATCGTATACGACCGAATCAATGATGAACCAAACATCGTCCTCGGTGTTGTGCTTCTTGACCTCCTCGCGGGTGAAGGTCTTTGCGGAGGCCATTGCTGCGGCGCGGCTTAGGTTATAGCCGACGGTAGGGTAAAGGCGGTTTTAAATGTGCAGAAAGTATCTATACACAGATGCTAGACGGAACAATGTATGTGATGAATTGATCTGGCCTAATCAGATGAACCGTTGATGATGGTACAGGCTGAAATGAGGTTCGAACGTTGAAGACGGGAACACCAGCT contains:
- a CDS encoding acyl-CoA dehydrogenase, coding for MASAKTFTREEVKKHNTEDDVWFIIDSVVYDVSDFLDAHPGGEAVLRQAAGTDATTDFYNLHRHEVLTKYKDLAIGTIVNEKPSVITPKPGDLSLVPYAEPLWLTPQFKSPYYKESHHRLRRAMREFTDIYTTPEAQAREKDGEYVSQELVDRMSKAGILHMRMGPGKHLHGQNLLDGAVDGKEFDYFHDLICVQEQTRPSARGFQDGNLAGMVIGLTAVLNFCKDEPLKKRITDEVFSGKKKICLAITEAFAGSDVANLRTTAKKTADGKHYIVNGTKKWITNGVFCDYFVAGVQTDKGLSVLIIERGEGVETQQMKTSYSRTAGTTYVTFDNVKVPVGHLLGEENKGIYVILSNFNHERWTMTCGTVRYCRTIVEECLKWAHQRLVFGKRLIDQPVIRLKLAKMIALVESHQSWLETITYQMCHMPYSEQSKHLGGPIGLLKMSATRMAHEIADESVQIWGGRGLTQTGMGYIIENFNRTYKFDAILGGAEEVLGDLGVRQAMKNMPKAML